CGCGACCGTGATCTCTCTCGAAGCCGAGCGTCGAAGGCCGTTCCATCCCCGCCGGCGCAAGGTGTCCAGCAACTCGGCGCGGCGGGCCACGGCTTGGTCGTATTGGTCGGTTTGCAGCGGAAAGAAGTGCCGGGTTCCCTCCACCTCGATCGCCGCGGAATACTCCGAATTTCGGCCTGGGTGAGCCCATTCCGCATAACGCCGCCGCTCCAGTCCCTGGAGGGACGGCGGCGAGTGGAACGGCAGGTCGGGGGCGACCATGTTTGTGGTGGAAGATTTCTTCGCTCGCATGGGGCGGGGGGCTTCGAGGACCCCGCGGGGGGTGGGGCGGGGGCGCCGGGCAAGGGCCTGGATTCCGGCTTACTTCGTGGCGCGATAGTGCTGCATCAGTTCGGCGGCGTTCTTATCACCTTGAGTCTCCGCTTCCCGAAGCTTGTACATCAAGGCGGCCTGTTGCTTGGCCATCAATTCGCGTTGTTCGGGTGTGAGCCTGGAGGACGAGTTGAGTTGTTGCATGGCCACATAGGCCTTGCTGTAATTGTTTTCGGCCATGGCTGAGGCCACCGAGTTCGCCATTTCCTTCTCCTCCGTCCCCGCTTTCGAGAACGAATTCTGCAAGTTTGTCGTGGCGCCCGACAGCACCTGGTCCGCGTTGGGGCCGCCACCCGCCCCGCGGTCACAACCGGCCGCGAGCATCACCGCCGCGAGGGCGGTCGGCTTGACGTCAAAAAGAAATTTCATAGGTTGAATCGAGGCTGCGGGTGAATGGGCGCCGCCACCGGCCGCCTTTGTTTCAAACCGCAACCCTGGGAAGCATGGCGTGAACTTCAGCCGGGACAAGTCACAAATCCGGGGTGTTTCTCGATTCACAAGCCGCGGGCACGCGCTTACCATCGGCCGCGTGAAGCTTTCCGCAAAGAGCGACTACGCCACCCGTGCGGTCCTGGGACTGAGCCGTCACTTCCCATCCGGCGCAGCACAACGGGTGGAAACCCTGGCGCGCGAGCAAGGCATCCCCGCGAAATACCTGGTCCAGATTCTCATCGATCTGAAATCCGCCTCCATCGTCAGAAGCCAGCGCGGCAAGGTCGGGGGTTATCTGCTCGCCCGTCCGCCCCGCTCCATCACGCTGGGGGAAGTGCTGCGCTGCGTCCATGGCCCCCTGCTGGAAACTTCGGCATTGGCCGACCCCTTATGCCCCGTGGAGCTGAAGCACGCCTGGCGGTCTCTCCAGCACGCTTTGGAACAGGCGGCCAACGGCATCACCTTTCAACAGTTGCTGGAACAGGGAGAGGCCAAGGACAAGATGTACTACATCTGACGCTTCCGTTCGATCCATTCATAAAGGACCGGCAGGACAAGAAGGGTCAACACCGAGGACGTCACGATCCCACCGATCACCACAGTAGCCAAGGGTCTCTGCACTTCCGACCCCGGCCCTGTTGAAAGCGCCATGGGAACAAAACCCAGGGAAGCCACGAGCGCCGTCATTAACTTCGGTCGGAGCCGTGTCAAGGTGCCAAGCGTGACCGCCTCTGCCAACTCCATGCCTTCACGACGGAGTTGGTTGATGTAGCTGACCAGCATGATGCCGTTCAGGACGGCGATGCCTCCGAGAGCAATGAAGCCAACCGCGGCGCTGATCGTAAAAGGCAAGCCCCGCATCCACAGCGCAAGCACGCCACCGCTGGCCGCCAACGGCAAGCCGGCGCAGATGAGAGCGGTTTGCCTCATCGATCGAAAGGTCAAAAAGATCATCACGACGATCAAGGCCAGCGACGCCGGCACGAGCACGGCGAGGCGGCGCTTGGCTTCAAGGTAGTGCTGAAACTGGCCGCCGAACTCGATAAAGTAACCGGGCGGCAATGGAACCCGCTCCCGCAGGGCACGCTGGGCTTCTTCAACAAAACCCACCGTGTCGCGTCCCACCAGATTGAGCAGAATCGCCACCCGGCGGCGCGAATTCTCCCGCACGATCGTGTTGACCGCCATGAGATTGGTGGTCACCGCGACTTGTCCCAGCGTGAGCAACCCGCCGGATTCCGCCTCTATCGGCAGGCTCATGAATCGCCGCGGGTCTTCGCGCCAGGACTCGGCCACCCGCACCACGATGGGCACCCGGCGATTGCCCTCCATCCACACACCGGCTTCCTCCCCGGCCAGTGCTGTTTCCACGACTCGATTGATGTCCTCGCCGTGCAAGCCGTGTTTTCGCAGCGCCTCCAGCCGTGGCCTCACTTCCACCAGCGGGGTGCGGCCCACGCCCTCCAGCGGAGGATCTCCATGGCCGGGGATGGTGAGGAGGACACTGCGGACCTCGCCGGCCAGCCTCTCCAGCACCTCGTAATCGTCCCCATAAATTTTGCAGAGAAGATCCGCCCGGGCCCCCGCCATGATTTCATTGAACCTCATCTGAATGGGCTGGGTCATCTCGTATGTTTGACCCGGTGCCTTTTGCAGCAGCAGTTCCTCCATCAGCCGGCCCAACTTTTCCTTCGAAATCGGACGGCCCGCCTCCCGGCGCCATTGTTCCTGGGGATGAAGCAGAATGTACGTGTCGGCGACGTTCGGTCCCATGGGATCCGTGGCGATTTCCGCGGTTCCCAACCGCGAGAAAATTTCGCGGATTTCCGGAAACCATTCCAGCAACAGCCGTTCGCTCCGTTGCTGCATCTCCAACGAAGCACCCAGTCCCACACTGCTCCCCCGGATCATGTGCATGGCGAATGAACCCTCGTTCAGTTGAGGCACGAAATCCCGCCCCATGCGGCTCCAGATCGCGGCTGCGAGCGCGAACAGACCGACCATTCCGACCGGGGCCACCCAGCGCGCCTTCCGCACCCAGCGCAACGAGGGAGCGTAGATCGCTTGGGCTATCCGGACGGTCCGGCTCTCGCTCTCCGCGGAACCCTTTCCCAGCCAGCCCGCGCACAGAGCGGGCACCAAAGTCAATGCCAGCACCAGCGCACCTCCCAGGGCGAGCATGACCACCGCCGCCATCGGCTTGAACATCTTTCCTTCAATCCCCCCGAGCGCAAGGATGGGTACGTAGACGAGGGTGATGATGAGGACGCCGGCAAACATCGGCCCGGCCACTTCTTTCGCGGACGCCATGACCTCTTCAACGCGTTCCTCAAAATGCAATGCCCTTCCGAGCCGTTTTTGCCTCTCCCCGAGGTGGCGGACGATATTCTCCGCCATCACCACCGATCCATCGACGATCAGGCCGAAATCGATCGCACCCAGGCTCATGAGGTTGCCCGCCAATCCCAAATGGGCCATGCCCACGAATGCGAAACACATGGAGAGAGGGATGGATAACGCCACGATGAACGCGGCCCGGAGGTTTCCTAAAAACAAGAAGAGAGTGGCGACGACCAGCAGAGCGCCCTCCGCCAGATTCTTTTCAACCGTGCGCAGCGTCGCATCCACCAATTCGCCCCGGTCATAGAGCGGCCGGATTTCCACGCCCTTCGGCAGCTTCGCTTGCAACGAGGCAAGCTTGGCCCGCACGGCACCCGCCACCACGCGGGAGTTTTCCCCGGCAAGCATGATGGCCGCGCCGAGCAAGGCCTCTTCTCCCTGTCGCGTGCTGGCGCCGGTCCGAAAGCTCGATCCGATTTCCACGTCCGCCACTTCGCCCAGGCGCAGCGGTGCCGCACTCGTCCCCGGGCGCAGCGATAGGTCCGCAATCCGAGCCTGGGATTCGATCCGGGTCGCGGAACGAATCACGGCCTGCTCACCGCCGATCTCGACCAATCCCCCGCCGGCATTGCGCAAATTCTCACGCAACCTCCCGGCAAGCGACTCCAGCGTCATGCCGGCCAGCCGCATTTTCTCAGGATGTGGCCTCACCACAATCTGCTTTTCATAGCCGCCGCTGGCGTTGACCTCAGCCACGCCCGGCGTCTGGCGAAGCAACGGCCGGATCAATGTGTCGTGCAGCGCCCTCAACTCCATCAACTGCGCGGATCGAGTCTCCGGCCGCCCGGGAGCGTCGGATCGATAATCCACCGCATAGTAGAATATTTCACCGAGACCCGTCGCGATCGGCGCCATCTTCGGCGTCAAGCCGCGAGGCAGACGTTCCATGGCGGACTGGATGCGCTCGGCCACCAATTGCCGCACGCGATAGAGATCCACGCCATCCTCGAAAATCATCGTGACTTGCGAGAGTCCGAATTTCGAGAGGGATCGAAATTCGTGCAGGCCCGGCAACCCGCCCATTTCGTTCTCCAGCGGAAAGGTGACCTGCTGTTCGATTTCCTCCGGCGCCAGGGCGGGAACCAGCGTGTTAATCTGAACCTGCGGGCTTGTGATATCGGGGACCGCGTCCAACGGTAGCCTCCAGGCACACCAACCTCCCAGCACGATCAAAACCAGCGTCAAGGCGTAAATCACCAGCCGCTGCCGCACCGAGTATTCGATCAAAAATCGCAACATGGGTTTTAGTGGGCGTGTCCGTGGTGTCCGCCACCCCTCAGAAATGAAAGCTCACATCGCCACAAAGCTTCCGTCCCGGCCAGGACCAAGGGGTCCTCGACCTCAAGCCCGTGCACCACTTCCACGCGGCGAAGATCCCGGCGGCCCGCTTGAATCGGGCTGCGATGAAAAAGCCCGTCCCTCACGCGATACACAAAATCACCCTCCACGGTCCGCACCACCGCCTGAACCGGAACGGACAACACGGAGGCCACGGTGCCGGGCAAAATAATGTCCACAAAATCACCCGCAGCCAGTTGAATTCCCCTGGTCTCAACTCGCACGAGCAACTCCCGCTCCAGCCCTCCGCTTCCGGGCAGAACTCGATGGACGACGGCCACGCCCCCCTCCAACCGTTGCCCCTGCCGGGTTTCAATGCTTGCGAGCGTTCCGGTGGAGAGGGAGGCGGCGACTTCCTCCCGGACCCAGCCGGTGACCTGAGCGGATTCCGGTCCACTCGGAGTGTCCGATATCGCCCCCGTAACTCGTCCCGTGATGCGGGTGACCGCCTCGATGGGGTGGACCTCGGGCGATCCGACCTGGAGTCCCATCTCTTCCGCGACCTCTTTGGGCACTCGAAGAGCATGCTGCTCGGTCCATTCCACTTCCGCGTGCTCGTGTTTTTCCTGACCGTGTCCCTCCTCGTGCGCGTGTGTGTGCTCGTGCGCGTGGGCGTGACCGTGGTGGCTTGGGCGCGAAGCCTCCGGCGAGCGCCCGCACCCCGCGATCACAATCAGGGTCGACGCTCCCAAAAGGGTTGAGAGGGGGAGTCTCATGGCTTGGGCCCCTCGTTTTCGAAAGTGATCCACGCGGGCAAACCCGTCATCCACTCGAGGTGAAGCGCGGCTTGCAGAGCTTCGGTGCGGGCGGACAAGAGTGCGTCCACGGCCTCCGCATACTGCCGTTGCAACTCGGCGAATGTGTTCACGGGCACCGCGCCCAACCGGAAGTGCCGCTCGGCCAGCCCTGCTGCCTCCCGAAAACGATCCATGGAATCCGGACGCCACTTGCCCAGCACGCCGAGAGCGTGCTCGTACTTGCGCCAGTAATCGTGAAGCTCGCTCTCGAGGCGGCGCCGAGCGGAATTCAACGCCAACTCGGACTGAGTCCGGCGAGCCTCGGCAACCTCAGTGTTCGCCTGGGCCCGGCCCCAAAGGGGAAGCGGCACGGACAGCGAGATGCCCGCGATTCGTTCACGGTCACCGGCCCGCTCTTCCGCCCAAAAGGGGCCGACCGTGAAATCCGAGCGCGCTTCATGGCGGGTGAGCCTGGCTTTCAACCCTTGCTGCGCCAGTTCGACCACCCGCGCGCGCAATTCAAAGTGGTTGGTGAGCGATGCGGCGAGCACCGGCCAATCCGGCGCCGGACGAAACACGGGCTTGAAGGGCGCCAGCCTGACGGGCGCTTCCGGATCCCTCCCCAGCCAGTAGTTGAGTTCGATCGTCAGATGTTCAACGTCGTGCTCGGCCTCCGCCGCGCGGTGCTCGGCGGTGACGGCGGAAGCCTCGATCAACCGCAGCTCCAAAACCGGAGCCAGCCCTTCCGGGTCTCGTCCGGCTAACGTTTGGGTGAGGGCCTGAAGTCGATCCGCAACCTCCCGCGAAGCTCTCGCCTTCTCACCCAAGACAACCCACTGAAAGGCCAGCGATCGGGTCTTGTTGCTCAAGCTGCGCTTGAACCTGTCCAGACCCAGTTCCGCGAGTTCCACTTCCTGGTTGGCGATGGCTTTGCGCAAAGCCATCCGTCCAGGCCATTCGAATCGCTGGCGGACTGCGGCGGACCAAGCCATGCCATCATCGCGGAAACCGCTGCCACGAACCGATTTGCCCCCGCCCTCGAGGTCCAGTTCCGGACGCGGCAGACTGCGTGATGCCTGCCGCCCCGCCCGGGCCGCCTTGATTTCTTCCTGGTAGAATTGCACCTCCTGGTTGCGATCGAGAGCCTCCGCCACAAGGGAATCCAAGGTCATGAGTCCTGGTTCGGAACCGAGAACCTGGGGCGGATGCACGGAGAGCGTGAGCAAGCCCAGGAGGACGATCTCGCGGATTGACCGCCGCGCAGCCTTCCTTGGTTCAAAACGAATCCGCCTGGGACTCAGGAAAAATTGCCAAAGCCATGTCATAAAGTGTTGGTATCGTCAGAAATTGAAGTTGAGACCGGATCCCCTCTTGCCGGGGGAACAAGACGGAAGATTCGCGCCGCGCGCGAATTTCATTGGAAGGCTCCAGGGAGAGGGAGGCTCCAAAAGCTCAGGAATCGGAAGCGGGAGCCCGCGCGGAGGCGGCAGCTCGATCGAGGAAGGCCCACGGCATCCTGGGGCAGAGGGGAACGATCCCGGTTCGGATCAAGGTTTCACAGCGCCTGACGAGCGCGGGCGATCCAGCAAAGAAGAGGTCCCCTCCTTCCGCGTTGCCGGATTGAAACTCTCCGGGATCAACCCCTGCTTGCTCCGATTTGTAGAGACTTAACTCCAAGGTGAGGCAGGACCCCGCGTCCGAATGACTACCCTCATCGTGGGACGCGCCCGGTGCCTCCGATGCCTGTTCGCAACACTCGAACATCGGGACGCCTAGAACCCGTTCGATGCGGCAATGGTTCATCGCCAGCATCCAAAGAGCCAGCACCCAAAGCACCGCCGCCGGTTGAAACCGCTTCACGGATTCTAAGCTTCCAGAGATTGAGCCCATCGGCAATGCTTTCCTCATGCATCCGAAATCCTCGCGCCGAACCTTTCTTCACCGCGCCGCCTCCGCGACGGGAGGCGCCCTGCTGCTCCGGCCCTACGGCAAACAACTCATGGCCGCCACCAACAAACTCAACATCGCCGTCATCGGCGTTGCGGGGCGCGGCGGTGAGAATCTCAATGAGGTGGCGCATGAAAACATCGTCGCGCTGTGCGATGTCAACGCCCAACACCTCGCCAGGGCGTTGCAGCGCCACCCCAGCGCCCGCGCCTACTACGACTTCCGCCGCCTGCTCGAGAGCAAGGACATCGACGCCGTGGTCATCGGCACCCCGGACCATACTCACGCGGTTTGCGCCGTCTCGTCGCTCGAAACCGGACGCCATGTGTATTGCGAAAAGCCACTGGCCCGCACCGTTTCCGAGGTTCGCCGCATGACCGAGTCCGCCCGCGCTCGCAAGCGTGTGACCCAGATGGGCACACAAATCCACGCGGGCGCCAATTATCGGCGAGTCGTCGAACTGGTCCAATCGGGCGCCCTAGGCGGCGTCCGCGAGGTGCATGTTTGGGTCAACGCCGTGTATGGCGGCCAGAACTATCCCACGACGTTTCCCCCGGCGCCGCTGCATCATCACCACGACCTCTGGCTCGGACCGGTTCATCCGCATCCCTACCACCCGGAATGGGTGCCCTTCAAGTGGAGGAACTGGTGGGCATTCGGCGGTGGATCCCTGGCTGATTTCGGATGCCACTTCATGGACCTTCCCCACTGGGCGCTGCAACTCAGCCATGTGGAAAGCGTGGAAGTTCTGAGCGGCCCCCCGGTGCACGCGCATTCCACTCCGCCCTGGCTGATCGTGCGTTACGAGCATCCCGCCCGCGAAATGCGCGGGCCGGTCACCGTGACCTGGTACCATGGAGGGCGTTTTCCCGAGCGCCTGGGGCCGGAGCGGCACGCACAATGGCGAAGCGGTGTCTTGTTTGTGGGGGAGAAGGGAGAATTACTGGCGGACTACGGACGTCATCTGCTTCTGCCGGAGAAGACATTCGCCGGATTCGTCCCGCCACCCCGATCGATTCCCGATTCCATTGGGCATCACCGCGAATGGATCGCCGCCTGCAAAGGCCAGGGCTCGACAACCTGTCCATTCGAATACGGCGGCCCGCTGTCCGAGACCGCTTTGCTTGGAAATGCCGCCTACCGCGCCGGCGTCAAGATCGAATGGGACGCGCGACGCATGCGTGCTCGCCGGTCAAAATCCGCCGACGAATTCATCCGGCACGATTACCGTGAGGGATGGGCCCTTTGAAACCGAAATCGAGCCCGCCTTGTTCGAGCCAGGCTGGACTGGGGAACACCCGCGATCGAGTTTCCGCCCTGCGGGCTAGAAGTTCAGCTTCAGACTCGCCGTGAAAGTGCGCTCGCGCGGGAGCTCGTTGTAGAGATTGAGCGGGTTGAGCTCGTAGTTCCGGTCCGTCAGATTGAGCACTCCCACACGGATTTCGGCCATGCGTCGCGGGAAGCGATAGCCCAAGTAAACATGGTGCTGCCAGAAGTCGTCGCCCGGATTGTCAGGCGAGAAGCCCTGGTTGCTCTGGAGGTTCCACTGGCTGGAAAACTGCGCGAAGAATCCGCAACGATGGTTGTAGATGGTGTAAAACTGCGCCGACTGCATCACGCCTTGATGATCGAAGTTCACCGCGCTGAGGTCCGTGACCCGGTCCGGGATGTTCAG
The sequence above is a segment of the Verrucomicrobiota bacterium genome. Coding sequences within it:
- a CDS encoding Rrf2 family transcriptional regulator → MKLSAKSDYATRAVLGLSRHFPSGAAQRVETLAREQGIPAKYLVQILIDLKSASIVRSQRGKVGGYLLARPPRSITLGEVLRCVHGPLLETSALADPLCPVELKHAWRSLQHALEQAANGITFQQLLEQGEAKDKMYYI
- a CDS encoding efflux RND transporter permease subunit, whose amino-acid sequence is MLRFLIEYSVRQRLVIYALTLVLIVLGGWCAWRLPLDAVPDITSPQVQINTLVPALAPEEIEQQVTFPLENEMGGLPGLHEFRSLSKFGLSQVTMIFEDGVDLYRVRQLVAERIQSAMERLPRGLTPKMAPIATGLGEIFYYAVDYRSDAPGRPETRSAQLMELRALHDTLIRPLLRQTPGVAEVNASGGYEKQIVVRPHPEKMRLAGMTLESLAGRLRENLRNAGGGLVEIGGEQAVIRSATRIESQARIADLSLRPGTSAAPLRLGEVADVEIGSSFRTGASTRQGEEALLGAAIMLAGENSRVVAGAVRAKLASLQAKLPKGVEIRPLYDRGELVDATLRTVEKNLAEGALLVVATLFLFLGNLRAAFIVALSIPLSMCFAFVGMAHLGLAGNLMSLGAIDFGLIVDGSVVMAENIVRHLGERQKRLGRALHFEERVEEVMASAKEVAGPMFAGVLIITLVYVPILALGGIEGKMFKPMAAVVMLALGGALVLALTLVPALCAGWLGKGSAESESRTVRIAQAIYAPSLRWVRKARWVAPVGMVGLFALAAAIWSRMGRDFVPQLNEGSFAMHMIRGSSVGLGASLEMQQRSERLLLEWFPEIREIFSRLGTAEIATDPMGPNVADTYILLHPQEQWRREAGRPISKEKLGRLMEELLLQKAPGQTYEMTQPIQMRFNEIMAGARADLLCKIYGDDYEVLERLAGEVRSVLLTIPGHGDPPLEGVGRTPLVEVRPRLEALRKHGLHGEDINRVVETALAGEEAGVWMEGNRRVPIVVRVAESWREDPRRFMSLPIEAESGGLLTLGQVAVTTNLMAVNTIVRENSRRRVAILLNLVGRDTVGFVEEAQRALRERVPLPPGYFIEFGGQFQHYLEAKRRLAVLVPASLALIVVMIFLTFRSMRQTALICAGLPLAASGGVLALWMRGLPFTISAAVGFIALGGIAVLNGIMLVSYINQLRREGMELAEAVTLGTLTRLRPKLMTALVASLGFVPMALSTGPGSEVQRPLATVVIGGIVTSSVLTLLVLPVLYEWIERKRQM
- a CDS encoding TolC family protein — translated: MTWLWQFFLSPRRIRFEPRKAARRSIREIVLLGLLTLSVHPPQVLGSEPGLMTLDSLVAEALDRNQEVQFYQEEIKAARAGRQASRSLPRPELDLEGGGKSVRGSGFRDDGMAWSAAVRQRFEWPGRMALRKAIANQEVELAELGLDRFKRSLSNKTRSLAFQWVVLGEKARASREVADRLQALTQTLAGRDPEGLAPVLELRLIEASAVTAEHRAAEAEHDVEHLTIELNYWLGRDPEAPVRLAPFKPVFRPAPDWPVLAASLTNHFELRARVVELAQQGLKARLTRHEARSDFTVGPFWAEERAGDRERIAGISLSVPLPLWGRAQANTEVAEARRTQSELALNSARRRLESELHDYWRKYEHALGVLGKWRPDSMDRFREAAGLAERHFRLGAVPVNTFAELQRQYAEAVDALLSARTEALQAALHLEWMTGLPAWITFENEGPKP
- a CDS encoding Gfo/Idh/MocA family oxidoreductase, giving the protein MHPKSSRRTFLHRAASATGGALLLRPYGKQLMAATNKLNIAVIGVAGRGGENLNEVAHENIVALCDVNAQHLARALQRHPSARAYYDFRRLLESKDIDAVVIGTPDHTHAVCAVSSLETGRHVYCEKPLARTVSEVRRMTESARARKRVTQMGTQIHAGANYRRVVELVQSGALGGVREVHVWVNAVYGGQNYPTTFPPAPLHHHHDLWLGPVHPHPYHPEWVPFKWRNWWAFGGGSLADFGCHFMDLPHWALQLSHVESVEVLSGPPVHAHSTPPWLIVRYEHPAREMRGPVTVTWYHGGRFPERLGPERHAQWRSGVLFVGEKGELLADYGRHLLLPEKTFAGFVPPPRSIPDSIGHHREWIAACKGQGSTTCPFEYGGPLSETALLGNAAYRAGVKIEWDARRMRARRSKSADEFIRHDYREGWAL